The Sphingobacterium bambusae genome includes a window with the following:
- a CDS encoding SusC/RagA family TonB-linked outer membrane protein, with product MYPKPSRLLWLLLSLSAASLPAGAHSTESNSLTKTINKDQQNLRGKVVDSQGNPIAGATVTNTRTKQSLQTSIDGTFAIPGNVGDVLSVRYIGYNPADMPATGTDNILFSLESQSQAIDEVLVSIGYQRVRKSDVTGAIASVKAEELNLNSPKLGQALVGKVAGVQVMQTSGAPYDGTKIRVRGMGSINAGSDPLYVIDGYPAGNNLNINPNDIETIDVLKDAASAAIYGSRAAAGVVLITTKRGKEGKSNIDYDLVTGFGQLSKKIDLLNAEEFIDLIIDGRNNAYKDLVVNRGMTWTDAMRMDNNAARVARVGNAGSVSIPEDYYDFATGTAKKSQYDTDWQDALYRNAPFQRHNISATGGNDKTRYLASVAYQDQQGIMLGTDQQTFNFRTNIDSKVNDRLTVGANVAFTYNDNNEVTTGRYDRSPSMAALIYLPTLPVYNEDGSYAQYLMGDLSANNYGIQNPENPLAYVTMIKNNRRGKRGLYNAFADFEILSGLNLKVNGGLSTYDEKYEYYRPTSISDGNNRPFSNQAKTAAYADANTRSEIDKLVETTLNYNKTFNEKHQVNALLGYSAQRTDIDVIELRARGFQNDKIGEISDKGADPSNFTLQDAFKRAITLQSYFSRVMYNYDAKYFLSASFRTDGSSRFGSETKWGTFPSVSAGWTLSNEEFYGDWLGSGSSIKLRASWGLSGNNNIGDYRNKTTMSTPGGVIIGDAVATGYWPNDFQDSGLGWESTSQYNGGIDIGLFNGRVNVMANLYRSRSFNLLFNQPVSAISGATAVLTNMRDSKVENKGFDLQIDATLIRKENFQLGFSGNINVNRNKVLDLGGAATIMTNGAERSYITHITQQGSPIGMFYGFQVLGVATEDNYDKVAPSAGSTNPMQPGDLYFEDVDGNGIVNDADKRVIGNPHPDFTYGFALNASYKQFDIRASFNGSQGNQVLDGYDYYLYNMEGSGNQYADVAQRYRSAQDPGNGKVYRASRAGTQSNSTRLSSFYLQDGSFLRMTNVMLGYSVPQSLSNKLKIAGVRIFASVENPFTISKYKGYNPEPDYNQRGNLTPGVDYGLYPLVRGYNLGLKVTF from the coding sequence ATGTATCCGAAACCATCCAGATTACTCTGGCTGTTACTTTCACTGAGTGCCGCATCTCTCCCTGCCGGCGCGCACAGTACAGAAAGCAATAGCTTAACAAAAACAATTAATAAAGATCAGCAAAATTTACGCGGTAAAGTTGTCGACTCGCAAGGAAACCCAATCGCAGGGGCGACGGTTACAAACACGCGTACCAAGCAAAGTTTACAAACAAGCATAGACGGAACCTTTGCTATTCCTGGTAATGTAGGTGATGTGCTTTCGGTGCGTTACATCGGATATAATCCGGCAGATATGCCCGCAACGGGAACGGACAATATTTTGTTTTCCTTGGAATCTCAATCGCAGGCAATTGATGAAGTTCTTGTTTCTATCGGCTACCAACGCGTTCGTAAATCGGATGTGACAGGAGCTATCGCCAGTGTGAAGGCGGAGGAGTTAAATTTGAACTCACCAAAGCTGGGACAAGCTCTAGTAGGTAAAGTAGCCGGCGTACAGGTCATGCAGACCTCTGGAGCGCCTTACGATGGCACAAAGATCCGCGTACGCGGAATGGGATCCATCAACGCGGGTTCAGATCCACTATATGTAATTGATGGTTATCCTGCGGGGAATAACCTAAATATCAATCCCAACGATATCGAAACCATCGATGTATTGAAAGATGCAGCTTCTGCGGCCATTTATGGTTCCCGCGCCGCGGCGGGTGTAGTACTCATCACAACAAAAAGAGGTAAAGAAGGGAAGAGCAATATTGATTACGACCTAGTAACGGGATTCGGGCAGCTCTCCAAAAAGATCGATCTACTCAATGCAGAGGAATTTATCGACTTGATCATCGATGGACGTAACAATGCTTATAAAGATTTGGTCGTTAACAGAGGCATGACTTGGACAGATGCTATGCGGATGGACAATAATGCTGCGCGTGTCGCGCGCGTCGGAAACGCAGGATCTGTGTCCATCCCTGAGGATTACTATGATTTTGCGACAGGTACGGCCAAGAAATCGCAGTATGATACAGACTGGCAGGATGCCCTTTATAGAAATGCACCTTTCCAGCGGCACAACATATCAGCGACAGGCGGGAACGATAAAACACGTTACTTGGCCAGCGTAGCTTACCAAGATCAACAAGGTATTATGCTTGGAACCGATCAGCAGACGTTTAATTTCCGAACCAATATTGACTCGAAGGTAAATGACCGCTTGACCGTTGGAGCCAACGTAGCATTCACCTATAACGATAACAATGAAGTGACGACGGGCCGCTACGACCGCAGTCCATCAATGGCCGCCTTGATATACCTACCAACGTTGCCCGTCTATAATGAAGACGGCAGCTATGCGCAGTATCTGATGGGTGATCTATCTGCCAACAACTATGGTATACAAAACCCGGAGAATCCATTGGCTTACGTGACCATGATCAAAAACAACCGTCGCGGCAAGCGTGGCTTGTACAATGCATTTGCGGATTTTGAGATTCTGAGCGGTTTGAACCTTAAGGTGAATGGTGGCCTGTCTACATATGATGAGAAGTACGAATACTACAGACCAACAAGTATCTCCGACGGAAATAACAGACCCTTCTCGAATCAGGCTAAGACAGCGGCTTACGCTGATGCCAACACACGAAGTGAAATCGATAAGTTGGTCGAAACGACATTGAACTACAACAAGACATTCAACGAGAAGCATCAGGTAAACGCGTTATTGGGGTATTCAGCACAGCGGACAGATATCGACGTTATTGAATTGCGGGCTAGAGGTTTTCAAAACGATAAGATTGGCGAGATCAGTGACAAAGGGGCAGATCCATCGAACTTCACGCTACAAGATGCTTTCAAGCGCGCAATCACCTTGCAGTCGTATTTCAGCCGTGTGATGTATAACTACGATGCAAAATACTTCCTATCCGCATCCTTCCGTACCGACGGATCTTCACGCTTCGGATCGGAGACAAAATGGGGTACCTTCCCTTCAGTTTCTGCAGGCTGGACATTGTCTAACGAGGAGTTTTATGGCGATTGGCTAGGTTCCGGTTCGTCGATTAAACTGCGGGCGAGCTGGGGCTTGAGCGGTAACAACAATATTGGGGATTACCGGAACAAAACGACCATGAGTACTCCTGGTGGTGTGATCATCGGTGACGCGGTAGCGACGGGTTACTGGCCTAACGATTTTCAAGATTCTGGATTGGGATGGGAGTCAACCTCGCAGTATAACGGGGGGATCGACATCGGTCTTTTCAATGGACGTGTCAATGTGATGGCCAACCTTTACCGCAGCCGTTCATTTAACCTGTTGTTCAATCAGCCTGTCTCGGCCATCTCTGGCGCGACAGCAGTCTTGACCAATATGCGCGACAGTAAGGTAGAAAATAAGGGATTTGATTTACAGATTGACGCTACACTCATAAGAAAAGAGAATTTCCAATTGGGCTTCAGTGGAAACATCAATGTAAACCGTAATAAGGTGCTTGATCTTGGCGGTGCGGCAACCATTATGACAAACGGTGCCGAGCGTTCCTACATCACCCATATTACCCAACAAGGAAGTCCTATTGGCATGTTCTATGGTTTCCAAGTGTTGGGCGTAGCCACTGAGGATAACTACGATAAAGTTGCCCCTTCTGCAGGTTCTACAAACCCAATGCAACCCGGAGATTTATATTTTGAGGATGTTGATGGAAACGGAATCGTCAATGATGCGGACAAGCGCGTTATCGGCAATCCACATCCCGACTTTACCTACGGTTTTGCATTGAATGCATCCTACAAGCAATTTGATATCCGAGCTTCTTTCAACGGATCGCAAGGCAATCAGGTGTTGGACGGTTATGATTACTACCTATACAATATGGAAGGATCCGGAAACCAGTATGCCGACGTTGCACAACGTTACCGTTCGGCGCAGGATCCCGGTAACGGTAAGGTATACCGCGCGTCACGCGCAGGAACGCAGAGCAACAGCACGCGCCTATCTTCCTTCTACCTACAGGATGGTTCTTTCTTAAGGATGACCAATGTGATGTTGGGCTACAGCGTACCGCAGTCGCTAAGCAACAAACTAAAAATTGCAGGCGTACGGATTTTCGCTAGCGTGGAAAACCCGTTCACGATCTCTAAATACAAAGGATACAATCCAGAGCCAGATTACAACCAACGTGGAAACTTGACGCCAGGTGTAGATTATGGTTTATACCCATTAGTTAGAGGTTATAACCTTGGTTTAAAAGTAACATTCTAA
- a CDS encoding RagB/SusD family nutrient uptake outer membrane protein: protein MKKRYILPFLLLSLASCKEDFLNQLDPNKVAVENYFETENDVLLAVNGVYQALRSGNNIGEGSGLFSEERSDNTGRDDNQSNAGEPFQFNDFSILPSNSYLKSHWANMFDGISRCNTLLSRIDQVSFTDEALKKRYIAETKFVRGLLYFHMVRKFGDLPLAIVEVTSKEQANELAFRQPEAVIYQQIVADLTDALDSNLPNTQLEYAVGRTSKAAINAILGQVYLTMGSTVAEGSTENFQRAEQHLSAAYGMRTFGKLNEIPYEQVFDVDRKMDCKELIFQVQYLQGDQNYSSSIARNNQARGETVNSQYPSTGIGGNVTPDLVKDYEQGDGRKDFSIKFAANSQVNDYFITKFRDNSDAAGTAGWGGNDWILIRYADVMLLLAEAKMNLGKDAEAIVLLNEVRERAGLPNYATSRNNTSYNTKYPTLKDAILHERRVELAFENHRWFDLIRNYNAAELVAYFKAKSQADYGNAQLSNINTKDRYYPIPFDEYQLDPTRMYQNAGY from the coding sequence ATGAAAAAAAGATATATTTTACCCTTTCTACTTTTGAGCCTAGCCTCTTGTAAGGAAGATTTTCTAAATCAGTTAGACCCCAATAAAGTAGCCGTAGAGAACTATTTTGAAACGGAGAATGACGTTCTACTTGCCGTCAATGGTGTATATCAGGCTTTGCGCTCAGGGAATAACATTGGTGAAGGAAGTGGGCTGTTCAGTGAGGAACGTTCAGACAATACAGGACGTGACGACAACCAGTCGAATGCTGGTGAGCCTTTCCAGTTTAACGACTTCTCCATTCTGCCTAGCAATTCCTACCTGAAAAGCCATTGGGCCAATATGTTTGATGGTATCTCCCGTTGTAATACGCTTCTTTCACGCATCGATCAGGTTTCTTTCACCGATGAGGCCTTGAAGAAGCGGTATATTGCGGAGACCAAGTTTGTTCGTGGACTACTTTACTTCCACATGGTGCGTAAATTTGGTGACCTTCCCTTGGCGATAGTGGAAGTGACAAGTAAGGAGCAGGCCAATGAGTTGGCCTTCCGCCAGCCTGAGGCTGTTATCTACCAGCAAATTGTCGCTGATCTTACTGATGCACTGGATAGCAACCTGCCCAACACGCAATTGGAATATGCTGTAGGAAGGACATCTAAGGCAGCTATAAATGCCATATTGGGTCAGGTGTACCTGACGATGGGCTCCACTGTCGCCGAAGGTAGCACAGAAAACTTTCAACGCGCAGAGCAGCATCTGAGCGCTGCATATGGCATGCGGACCTTTGGCAAGCTAAATGAGATTCCCTATGAGCAGGTGTTCGATGTAGATAGAAAGATGGACTGTAAGGAGTTGATCTTCCAGGTGCAATATCTGCAGGGCGATCAGAACTATAGTTCATCGATTGCGCGCAACAATCAAGCACGCGGAGAGACCGTAAATTCGCAATACCCTTCGACAGGTATCGGAGGCAATGTCACTCCGGATTTGGTGAAAGATTATGAGCAAGGTGATGGCCGCAAAGACTTCTCAATCAAGTTTGCTGCTAATAGCCAGGTAAATGACTATTTCATTACCAAATTCAGGGACAATAGCGACGCTGCCGGGACGGCCGGTTGGGGTGGTAACGACTGGATTTTGATTCGTTATGCTGATGTGATGCTGCTGCTGGCCGAAGCAAAAATGAACTTAGGCAAAGATGCAGAAGCTATCGTGTTGCTGAATGAGGTACGCGAGCGTGCTGGTCTGCCCAATTACGCAACCTCGAGAAACAACACAAGTTACAATACAAAGTATCCAACACTGAAGGACGCTATTTTACACGAACGTCGTGTAGAGCTAGCCTTTGAGAACCACCGTTGGTTTGATTTGATCCGTAATTACAATGCTGCGGAATTGGTCGCGTATTTTAAAGCAAAAAGTCAGGCCGACTATGGAAATGCACAGCTTTCCAATATCAACACCAAAGATAGGTACTACCCTATTCCTTTTGATGAATATCAGCTTGACCCGACGCGTATGTATCAAAATGCGGGCTATTAA
- a CDS encoding YdcF family protein, which translates to MYKLLKITCLMLVWCCFLPTQAQVTAAYETPQDWVVAKNYLATFLLNQHPEILQRMLAEDKQIAELLSKKQQRYAASLACKDLDCMLQAFKWSPQELELFTQRWTKRVSTDAGLLKMLETQLLPSQAYGPSAGVPAEAYFAKAIRQDMEAMNLVIDIYAGAKKPNYPKIDSISFNVRDPRYLGLLLDVRQDVLTDIRQPEDAFHTTLLTAVRLLEVNERWDAAQLEPLIEKENKRAYEAISKTDFAQYPYSLLLTLGAGPEVYGQPISPGGMLRSRMAARSYFDGLAPFIVVSGGRVHPYKTTFIEAIEMKRYLMEVLRVPEEAILIDPHARHTTTNLRNTARILLKYGFPKDKFAIVNSSVAHINAVERMADRCMRELGYVPYVLGKRVSDVILEFKPRIEALTIDPDEPLDP; encoded by the coding sequence ATGTACAAATTGCTAAAAATAACATGCCTGATGCTTGTGTGGTGCTGTTTCTTGCCCACACAAGCACAGGTTACTGCGGCCTACGAAACGCCGCAGGATTGGGTGGTCGCGAAGAATTACTTGGCGACCTTTTTATTGAATCAACATCCGGAAATCCTACAGCGCATGTTGGCGGAGGATAAACAAATAGCGGAACTATTGTCGAAAAAGCAACAGCGCTATGCCGCAAGCTTAGCCTGTAAGGATCTGGACTGTATGCTGCAGGCCTTCAAATGGAGCCCACAAGAGCTCGAATTGTTTACGCAACGCTGGACAAAACGCGTATCCACGGATGCGGGCCTATTAAAGATGCTGGAAACGCAGCTGTTGCCGAGTCAGGCTTATGGCCCGTCTGCCGGTGTACCTGCGGAAGCCTACTTTGCGAAAGCCATTCGGCAGGATATGGAAGCGATGAATCTCGTAATCGATATCTATGCCGGTGCAAAGAAACCCAATTACCCGAAGATCGATTCTATATCTTTTAACGTACGTGATCCGCGATACCTTGGCCTACTGCTTGATGTGCGACAAGACGTGTTGACCGATATCAGACAGCCCGAAGATGCTTTTCACACGACCTTGCTAACGGCGGTTCGCTTGTTGGAGGTTAATGAGCGTTGGGATGCCGCGCAGCTCGAGCCGCTGATTGAAAAGGAAAATAAACGGGCCTACGAGGCGATATCCAAGACAGATTTTGCCCAATATCCCTACAGTTTGCTGTTAACGCTGGGCGCAGGGCCAGAGGTTTACGGACAACCGATAAGCCCGGGCGGTATGCTGCGCAGCCGAATGGCAGCGCGCAGTTATTTTGACGGACTAGCTCCCTTTATTGTTGTCTCGGGCGGACGTGTGCATCCCTACAAAACGACCTTTATTGAAGCCATCGAGATGAAACGATACCTGATGGAGGTGCTCCGAGTGCCCGAAGAAGCGATATTGATCGATCCTCATGCCCGACATACCACCACGAACCTACGCAATACGGCACGTATCCTGCTGAAATACGGATTTCCAAAGGATAAGTTTGCCATTGTAAACAGTAGCGTGGCCCACATCAATGCTGTAGAACGGATGGCGGATCGTTGCATGCGCGAGCTTGGATATGTGCCCTATGTACTTGGTAAACGCGTGAGCGATGTTATCCTCGAGTTTAAGCCGCGCATAGAGGCCTTGACGATTGACCCCGATGAGCCTTTGGATCCCTAA
- a CDS encoding glycoside hydrolase domain-containing protein produces MLRNLKPYLFSALLATASINLSAQQIADQVNVFLGTSGDHGQLSPGASSPFHQMDIAPQTSPNLHAGYEHYAKKIVGFTHNRFEGVGCVGSGGLLMVQPYVGEQVGILEKSSEQAGPGFYEIDLKEGIQARFAVHENLGIHQYTFPKGKKGVRLRLNHAFNGAFVSNEYKLLADGTLLGKVRAKTTCHAGTYSIYYAISLPKGTTTTADQEVTIALESEAERAELKVAFSAVDEASALQTLHKNKNVDYASLKKITLQHWNEQLSHIQVEGDSDRVKLFYSLFYRTLQSPYRTSEADGRYRGTDGQIHQAKGQRYHGWAIWDNYKTQLPLLALAFPSKYQDIVSSIADLYKYGKYDFAGPQEPANSVRTEHAAVVLLDAQRKGFSLDVKGIRDSLIRDTSRFDFSKPDKYLEAAYDMWAMARLLPKDSAHYNARSRTYKNIWNKEFRDLSQRDVDRMSARNMYQGTIRQYRWNVPYDMVGLTRLIGGKAELSKQLDDFFDNYYFNRANEPDIQSPTLYYASDKPWRYQSLLHELALDTVVQYYFNDNSRGIDPFIDRIYKNEPKAFVRTMDDDAGAMSGWFVMTALGLQQPLVGAPVYYLNVPLFPSITLGEGKNKLKITVHGFKQENRYIQRVRLNGKDLNRLWLRHDEIAKGGHLEIDATDSPSKYGQDTIWIADLEKDDKL; encoded by the coding sequence ATGCTTCGCAATCTTAAACCCTATCTTTTTTCGGCTTTACTGGCTACGGCGAGTATCAACCTATCGGCTCAGCAGATAGCCGATCAGGTGAATGTTTTTTTGGGTACATCGGGCGACCACGGGCAACTGTCTCCGGGAGCCTCTTCCCCATTCCATCAAATGGATATCGCCCCACAGACCTCTCCAAATCTCCATGCCGGCTATGAACATTATGCCAAGAAGATCGTGGGCTTCACCCACAATCGTTTCGAAGGGGTGGGATGCGTGGGCAGCGGCGGTTTGCTGATGGTGCAGCCTTATGTCGGAGAACAGGTAGGCATTTTGGAGAAAAGCAGCGAACAGGCGGGTCCGGGTTTTTATGAAATTGACTTGAAAGAAGGAATTCAAGCCCGTTTTGCGGTACACGAAAACTTGGGCATTCATCAATATACATTTCCGAAAGGAAAAAAAGGTGTCCGGCTCCGGCTAAACCACGCCTTTAACGGGGCTTTTGTTTCCAATGAGTACAAACTATTGGCCGATGGAACCCTACTTGGTAAAGTTCGTGCAAAGACCACTTGCCATGCCGGTACCTATAGCATATATTACGCGATTAGTCTTCCCAAAGGGACAACGACAACAGCGGATCAAGAGGTGACTATCGCCTTGGAAAGCGAAGCTGAGCGGGCAGAACTTAAAGTTGCCTTTTCTGCTGTCGATGAAGCTTCGGCCTTGCAGACATTGCACAAAAACAAGAACGTCGACTATGCCTCTTTGAAGAAAATAACACTGCAACATTGGAACGAGCAGCTGTCGCACATTCAGGTAGAGGGCGACTCGGATCGCGTTAAGCTATTCTACAGTCTTTTCTATCGCACCTTGCAATCGCCTTATCGCACCTCCGAGGCGGATGGTCGCTATCGGGGCACCGATGGACAGATCCACCAAGCCAAAGGACAGCGCTACCACGGTTGGGCCATTTGGGACAATTATAAAACCCAGCTGCCCCTATTGGCCTTGGCTTTTCCAAGCAAGTATCAAGATATTGTTTCATCCATCGCCGATCTTTATAAATATGGAAAGTATGATTTCGCAGGTCCGCAAGAGCCCGCTAACTCCGTACGTACCGAGCATGCTGCGGTGGTTTTACTTGATGCCCAGCGCAAAGGATTTAGCCTAGATGTCAAAGGCATCCGCGACTCGCTGATCCGCGATACTTCACGTTTTGACTTCAGTAAGCCCGATAAGTATTTGGAGGCTGCTTATGATATGTGGGCTATGGCACGGCTGTTGCCGAAAGACAGTGCGCATTACAATGCACGTAGCCGAACCTATAAGAACATTTGGAATAAAGAATTTAGAGATCTTTCCCAGCGGGATGTGGATCGCATGTCTGCACGCAATATGTATCAAGGCACCATACGCCAATACCGTTGGAACGTACCCTATGATATGGTCGGGCTTACGCGCTTAATTGGCGGTAAGGCCGAGTTGTCGAAGCAGTTGGATGATTTTTTCGACAATTATTATTTCAACCGCGCCAACGAACCGGATATACAATCGCCCACGCTTTACTACGCCAGCGACAAGCCTTGGCGTTATCAGTCCTTGCTGCATGAACTGGCCTTAGATACCGTTGTGCAGTACTACTTCAATGACAACAGTCGCGGGATCGATCCCTTTATAGACCGCATCTATAAAAACGAACCGAAGGCTTTCGTGCGCACGATGGATGATGATGCTGGCGCCATGTCGGGCTGGTTTGTCATGACGGCATTAGGCCTACAGCAACCCTTGGTCGGCGCACCGGTGTATTACCTGAATGTTCCCTTGTTTCCATCGATCACGTTAGGCGAGGGAAAAAACAAGTTAAAGATTACTGTTCATGGTTTCAAACAGGAGAACCGCTACATACAGCGTGTGCGCCTTAATGGCAAAGACCTGAATCGCCTTTGGCTACGCCATGATGAAATTGCAAAAGGCGGTCATTTGGAGATCGATGCAACGGATAGCCCAAGCAAGTACGGGCAGGATACGATCTGGATTGCAGACTTGGAGAAGGACGATAAGTTGTAG
- a CDS encoding TonB-dependent receptor, with protein sequence MSGRKIRLTVGCLGLCLLSLFTQAQVAIRGRVSLNGEALPSVRVDLRLEADSQMLAYTFSDERGNYRLQHAQTEKLMLQFRALGFEPISLRVVPTQADTLIDVQMQPGGVQRLQEVIVHAKQPYRNGRDTVELSVNSFLQGDERNVEDLLRKIPGINVGTDGSIKIGNKEVEKVMVEGDDFFEKGYRLLTQNMSVQPLEKIQVLQRYSNNKQLKGIENSDKVALNLQLKDDSKNQWMGTVGLQGSAIDLKYYQASANLMNFSKRSKYYLLASANNNGHDAVSSINHLIQSGSANEPGQIGVDVGTPTLIDNTPNLPYFDYRRTNFNNDKLVSLNTILNPTSALKIKWLGFVNTTKKTFYRNTVQEYNLEDIQFSITENYEFTRKIDNYFTKLELQYEPSASAMLNYTGTLGSLNSNELGELVFNNVASLETTKNKGHLTNHNLTYSRKLSEREALISSLRFISQQSPVAYSINQYYYQDLFGTDSVSEVQQQIANNLRYVGATSHYVSRQKEGNFLELALRSTYQQQQLNSQLQLLPTAEAAQQMVVSPPAFANDMTLSLFQTSAIGKYTVKQRRWELTPRLQAGMVHSRLANFEQQKRKNDLQLSPGLSAKWAIHRKGRLETDLFFQQQNATLPELIPNYYSSGVRNFVKGMDNFVNLSSSGGTLLYTYGNMSDRFFARVHIGHQILFDYIGTESELNPNFNLVQQRLLKNKTATYYKGELNYYLKSLHGNMRLDVGFNRDDYETLVTGLGSRQIRSNTYDYGLSFRSSWKSSFNIYTSYRIQSNSYRTDGTINTLTNSQAFLHLFLNLGSDLQFSLKNESYRFGSLPQQKAQTYYFSDFSVFYELKKYKTRFDITAKNILNTRSFRNAMLTDISRYTTEYRLFPRYVSFGVDYNF encoded by the coding sequence ATGAGTGGGAGAAAAATTAGGCTCACGGTAGGATGTCTTGGGCTATGCCTATTGTCCTTGTTTACACAGGCACAGGTCGCCATACGGGGCAGGGTTAGCCTCAACGGTGAAGCTTTACCTAGCGTGCGCGTAGACTTAAGGCTTGAGGCCGACTCGCAAATGCTGGCCTACACCTTTAGCGACGAGCGGGGAAATTATCGTTTACAGCACGCGCAGACCGAAAAATTGATGCTGCAATTCAGGGCGCTTGGTTTCGAGCCGATTAGCTTAAGAGTTGTACCCACACAAGCCGACACCCTTATTGATGTGCAAATGCAGCCCGGTGGTGTCCAACGATTACAAGAGGTAATCGTACACGCCAAACAGCCTTACCGAAATGGCCGAGATACTGTCGAACTGTCCGTAAACTCTTTTTTACAGGGCGATGAACGCAATGTAGAAGATCTGCTGCGCAAGATTCCAGGGATTAATGTAGGCACCGATGGAAGCATCAAGATTGGCAACAAAGAAGTGGAAAAGGTGATGGTAGAAGGCGACGACTTCTTCGAAAAAGGCTACCGCCTGCTGACACAAAATATGAGCGTGCAGCCGCTAGAAAAAATTCAAGTACTGCAACGTTATTCCAACAACAAGCAGCTAAAAGGCATCGAAAACTCGGACAAGGTAGCCCTTAACCTGCAGCTGAAAGACGACAGCAAAAACCAGTGGATGGGCACGGTGGGACTGCAGGGCTCAGCGATCGATTTAAAATATTACCAAGCCAGCGCCAACCTGATGAATTTTAGCAAGCGCAGCAAATATTACCTATTGGCTAGCGCCAACAACAATGGACACGATGCGGTAAGCAGCATCAACCACCTCATTCAGTCCGGCTCGGCAAACGAGCCCGGGCAAATTGGCGTGGATGTAGGCACGCCCACCCTTATTGATAACACACCCAACCTGCCCTACTTCGATTATCGGCGCACGAACTTCAATAATGACAAGCTGGTATCATTAAATACCATTTTAAACCCTACATCGGCATTGAAAATCAAATGGCTGGGCTTTGTCAACACTACGAAAAAAACATTCTACCGCAATACGGTGCAGGAATATAACCTGGAAGACATTCAATTTAGCATCACCGAAAACTATGAATTTACCCGCAAAATCGATAATTATTTCACCAAACTGGAACTGCAGTATGAGCCTAGCGCCAGCGCCATGCTGAACTATACCGGAACGCTAGGATCGCTGAACAGCAACGAGTTGGGCGAGCTTGTTTTTAATAACGTAGCGAGCTTGGAAACCACCAAAAATAAGGGCCACCTCACGAACCATAACCTTACGTACAGCCGCAAACTCTCGGAGCGGGAAGCATTGATTAGCTCTTTACGCTTCATTAGCCAACAGTCGCCCGTTGCTTACAGCATCAACCAATATTATTACCAAGATCTTTTTGGTACCGACTCGGTGAGTGAGGTACAACAGCAGATAGCCAACAACCTACGCTACGTTGGGGCGACCTCCCATTATGTAAGCCGACAAAAAGAAGGCAATTTTCTTGAGCTCGCGCTACGTTCAACCTATCAACAGCAGCAGCTGAACAGCCAATTGCAGCTACTGCCGACCGCCGAAGCAGCGCAACAAATGGTTGTATCGCCCCCAGCGTTTGCCAATGATATGACCTTAAGCTTATTTCAAACTTCCGCTATTGGCAAATACACGGTAAAACAACGCCGCTGGGAGCTCACTCCGCGCCTGCAAGCCGGCATGGTACATAGCCGTTTGGCCAATTTTGAGCAGCAAAAACGCAAGAACGACCTGCAGCTCTCCCCAGGCCTATCGGCAAAATGGGCCATACACCGAAAGGGACGACTGGAAACGGACCTTTTTTTTCAACAGCAAAATGCTACACTTCCCGAATTGATACCCAACTATTACAGCAGCGGTGTACGTAATTTTGTAAAAGGGATGGATAACTTCGTGAACTTAAGCAGCTCGGGCGGGACACTCCTGTATACGTATGGGAATATGAGCGATCGCTTTTTTGCCAGGGTACACATCGGGCACCAGATTTTGTTTGACTACATTGGAACGGAAAGCGAGCTCAACCCCAATTTTAATCTTGTGCAGCAGCGCTTGCTCAAAAATAAAACCGCTACTTATTATAAAGGAGAACTGAATTATTATTTAAAATCCTTGCATGGAAATATGCGTCTGGATGTTGGCTTCAACAGGGATGATTACGAAACTTTGGTAACCGGACTGGGGAGCAGGCAAATCCGAAGCAACACATACGACTATGGACTATCCTTCCGAAGCTCTTGGAAATCTAGCTTCAATATATATACATCGTACCGCATTCAAAGCAATAGCTACCGCACCGATGGCACGATAAATACCTTGACAAACAGCCAAGCTTTTCTGCATCTCTTTTTAAACTTGGGCAGCGATTTGCAGTTCAGCCTTAAGAACGAATCGTATCGCTTTGGAAGCTTGCCCCAACAAAAAGCGCAAACGTATTATTTCTCCGATTTTTCGGTGTTTTACGAACTCAAAAAATACAAAACCCGGTTTGACATAACGGCTAAAAACATACTCAACACCCGCTCATTCAGAAATGCCATGCTCACGGACATCTCGCGCTACACGACCGAATACCGGCTGTTCCCTCGCTACGTAAGCTTTGGGGTAGATTATAATTTTTAA